The following coding sequences lie in one Peribacillus frigoritolerans genomic window:
- a CDS encoding erythromycin esterase family protein, producing MHHNLVQSIIEQSVMLTSEADWDKLVQQVNNSKFVLLGEASHGTSEFYTARVEITKKLIQEKGFTFVAVEGDWPACQAINRYVKGYDLVTKSAKDVLKSFDRWPTWMWANEEMIDLIEWMKEYNESGQNQTKVGFYGIDIYSLWESMDEVIHYLKQIDSPDLEAARQAFTCFEPFNRNNEEYAVSAGIFSEDCIEEVAKLLTTIQRKKEKYPHHEELNLNLQVNALVAYNAENYYRTMVVHDDKSWNIRDMHMVDALNEIMDFYGSDGKAILWEHNTHVGDASATDMRDSGMINVGQVIREQNPTEDVFITGFGTYSGTVIAADEWGMDFEIKTVPPAMNGSWEEAMHLSGAYDKLLIFTDENRQLFQDKIGHRAIGVVYRPEYEQYGNYVPSVMSDRYDAFVYIDETQALHPLVHEKAPVL from the coding sequence GTGCATCATAATCTGGTTCAGTCAATAATCGAACAATCAGTCATGCTTACAAGTGAAGCAGATTGGGATAAGCTCGTTCAACAAGTCAATAATTCCAAATTTGTTTTACTGGGTGAGGCATCACATGGGACATCCGAGTTTTACACGGCCCGAGTTGAAATAACAAAAAAGCTGATTCAAGAAAAAGGGTTCACCTTTGTAGCCGTTGAAGGCGATTGGCCCGCATGCCAGGCAATCAATAGGTATGTAAAAGGCTATGACCTAGTGACTAAATCCGCAAAGGATGTGCTAAAAAGTTTTGACCGCTGGCCGACATGGATGTGGGCAAACGAGGAAATGATCGACCTGATTGAATGGATGAAAGAATACAATGAGTCCGGACAAAATCAAACGAAAGTTGGATTTTATGGGATAGATATCTATAGTCTTTGGGAATCCATGGATGAAGTCATCCATTACTTAAAACAAATTGATTCACCTGACCTCGAGGCTGCCAGACAGGCATTCACATGTTTTGAGCCATTCAATCGGAATAATGAGGAGTACGCAGTTTCCGCAGGCATTTTTTCAGAAGACTGTATAGAGGAGGTTGCCAAATTACTGACGACTATTCAACGAAAAAAAGAAAAATATCCTCATCATGAAGAATTGAATTTGAACCTTCAAGTGAATGCACTGGTAGCGTATAATGCAGAAAATTATTACAGGACGATGGTGGTTCATGATGATAAATCATGGAATATTCGTGATATGCATATGGTGGATGCACTAAATGAAATTATGGATTTTTACGGTTCTGATGGCAAGGCGATTTTATGGGAACATAATACTCATGTTGGCGATGCCAGCGCTACAGATATGAGAGATTCCGGGATGATTAACGTCGGCCAGGTCATTCGTGAACAAAACCCAACTGAAGATGTATTTATCACTGGTTTCGGAACCTATAGCGGAACTGTTATTGCAGCAGATGAATGGGGCATGGATTTTGAAATAAAAACAGTACCCCCGGCTATGAATGGAAGTTGGGAGGAGGCTATGCACCTTTCAGGCGCGTATGATAAGTTGCTCATTTTCACCGATGAAAATCGTCAGCTATTCCAAGATAAAATTGGACATCGGGCTATCGGGGTTGTATACCGACCGGAATACGAACAATACGGAAACTATGTACCTTCCGTAATGTCAGATAGATATGATGCTTTTGTTTACATTGATGAAACTCAGGCCCTTCACCCGCTTGTTCATGAAAAAGCACCCGTTCTGTAA
- a CDS encoding GNAT family N-acetyltransferase, with amino-acid sequence MDSKRITTENDLKIAFHIRKEVFVEEQGFPLEIEFDEYDTLHALSEHILVYYNEKPVGTGRLRVVDGLGKLERICILEPYRKFGLGKIIIKTLEEIAKKKEISQVKLHGQTQAEGFYKKLGYQTSSDVFMEDGGPHLLMIKRINE; translated from the coding sequence ATGGATTCAAAAAGAATTACTACTGAAAATGATTTAAAAATAGCATTTCATATCAGAAAAGAAGTATTTGTCGAGGAACAAGGCTTCCCTTTAGAAATTGAATTTGATGAATACGATACACTTCATGCTTTATCTGAACACATATTAGTCTATTATAATGAAAAACCAGTCGGAACTGGAAGGTTAAGAGTTGTTGATGGTTTAGGGAAATTGGAGAGAATTTGCATCTTAGAGCCTTACCGTAAATTTGGTCTTGGAAAAATAATAATTAAAACGTTGGAAGAAATCGCAAAGAAAAAGGAAATATCCCAGGTGAAATTACATGGGCAAACACAGGCAGAGGGTTTTTATAAAAAACTCGGCTACCAGACTTCATCCGATGTCTTTATGGAAGATGGCGGTCCACATCTTTTAATGATAAAAAGAATTAATGAATGA
- a CDS encoding MarR family winged helix-turn-helix transcriptional regulator, which translates to MKEILREIGMIARALDSISNIEFKEFDLTKGQYLYLVRICENPGIIQEKLAEMIKVDRTTAARAIKKLEIQGFIEKKNDEENKKIKKLYATDKGEKVYPFLKKEGEYTDKVALSGFSMEETETMFHLLQRVRKNIEVDWEFVKKGNKREY; encoded by the coding sequence ATGAAGGAAATACTCCGTGAAATTGGAATGATAGCAAGGGCATTGGACTCTATAAGTAATATCGAATTTAAAGAATTTGACCTAACAAAAGGGCAGTATTTGTATCTTGTTCGAATATGTGAAAATCCAGGAATCATTCAGGAAAAGTTAGCAGAAATGATAAAGGTTGACCGGACGACAGCAGCTCGGGCCATTAAAAAACTTGAAATTCAAGGTTTTATTGAAAAGAAAAATGATGAGGAAAACAAAAAAATAAAAAAGCTATATGCAACCGATAAAGGTGAAAAGGTCTATCCTTTTTTGAAAAAAGAAGGAGAGTATACTGACAAGGTTGCGTTATCTGGATTTTCTATGGAAGAAACGGAAACGATGTTTCATCTTCTTCAAAGGGTCAGAAAAAATATTGAGGTAGATTGGGAATTTGTGAAAAAGGGAAATAAAAGGGAGTATTGA
- a CDS encoding ABC transporter ATP-binding protein codes for MSNQKKPQGGGQVGHGPGGGNMMMMGQKAKDFKGTLKRLLTYLKPRRNKLISVFFAAIMSTIFMIVGPKIMGNAITELFEGAYGKLQGIPGAAINFDKIGQILLLLAGLYALSSLFNYVQQYIMSSVAQDTVYDLRQDVNEKLEKLPLKYFEGRPNGETLSRMTNDIDTIGSTLQQSLTQFITSIVTILGIIIMMLSISPLLTLISIVSLPLSIFAIRPILKRSQKYFADQQRKLGQLNGHIEEMYTGHQVVKAFGHEKKASAQFTAVNEELYKAGSKAQFISGIIMPIMFFIGNLSYVLISVVGGILVTQRSISIGDIQAFITYSKQFTQPITQTANIANIIQSTVAAAERVFELLDEEEEMKEQTTANIKRANGAVSFEHVDFGYGEEMLIEDMNIDVLPGQTVAIVGPTGAGKTTMINLLMRFYELNGGKINIDGLDTRNMSRNDLRKNFGMVLQDTWLFNGTIKENIAYGKNGATDEEIFAAARTAHADHFIRTLPDGYETILNEEASNISQGQKQLLTIARAVLADPPIMILDEATSSVDTRTEVFIQKAMNRLMEGRTSFVIAHRLSTIKDADLILVMDQGKVIEKGTHSDLLRENGFYAELYNSQFTENVAG; via the coding sequence ATGAGTAATCAAAAAAAACCTCAAGGCGGCGGTCAGGTTGGGCATGGCCCTGGTGGCGGTAACATGATGATGATGGGTCAAAAAGCAAAAGATTTTAAAGGAACACTAAAACGTCTCTTGACCTATTTAAAACCTCGGCGCAACAAATTGATTTCCGTGTTCTTCGCTGCAATCATGAGTACGATTTTTATGATTGTTGGACCGAAAATCATGGGAAATGCAATTACAGAATTATTCGAAGGAGCATACGGGAAACTCCAGGGTATACCAGGAGCAGCTATTAACTTTGATAAAATTGGCCAGATCCTTCTACTCCTTGCCGGACTTTATGCTTTAAGCAGCCTTTTCAACTATGTACAACAATACATTATGTCAAGTGTTGCTCAAGATACGGTATATGATCTTCGACAAGATGTGAACGAAAAGCTCGAGAAACTTCCACTCAAATATTTTGAAGGACGTCCAAACGGAGAAACACTTAGCCGAATGACAAATGATATTGATACAATCGGGAGCACCCTTCAGCAAAGCTTAACGCAGTTCATCACATCAATCGTAACGATTTTGGGGATTATCATCATGATGCTTTCGATAAGCCCGTTATTGACATTAATCTCGATAGTCAGCTTACCTTTGTCAATATTTGCAATCCGGCCTATTTTAAAAAGATCCCAAAAATATTTTGCAGATCAACAGCGTAAGCTCGGACAATTAAATGGACACATTGAAGAGATGTATACCGGCCATCAGGTCGTTAAAGCATTCGGACATGAAAAAAAGGCGAGTGCCCAGTTTACTGCGGTTAATGAAGAATTGTATAAAGCGGGAAGCAAAGCCCAGTTTATATCGGGTATCATCATGCCCATAATGTTCTTTATCGGAAATTTAAGCTATGTCCTCATCAGCGTTGTCGGCGGAATATTGGTAACGCAACGTTCGATTTCAATTGGTGATATTCAAGCATTCATCACATATTCAAAGCAGTTCACCCAGCCAATCACACAAACGGCTAACATCGCTAACATTATTCAGTCAACGGTTGCAGCCGCTGAGCGTGTTTTTGAACTACTTGATGAAGAAGAGGAAATGAAAGAACAAACAACAGCTAATATAAAAAGGGCAAATGGTGCTGTCTCTTTTGAACATGTGGACTTTGGATATGGGGAAGAAATGCTAATTGAAGATATGAACATCGATGTCTTGCCTGGACAGACGGTCGCAATTGTTGGACCGACTGGTGCTGGAAAAACAACTATGATAAATCTCTTGATGAGATTTTATGAACTCAATGGCGGAAAGATTAATATTGATGGTCTTGATACACGGAATATGTCACGGAATGATCTTCGAAAGAATTTTGGTATGGTACTTCAAGATACCTGGCTCTTTAATGGTACTATTAAAGAAAATATCGCTTATGGCAAAAATGGAGCAACTGATGAAGAAATTTTTGCAGCTGCTCGAACGGCACATGCCGACCATTTCATTCGGACACTGCCAGATGGTTATGAGACCATCTTAAACGAAGAAGCTTCGAACATCTCACAAGGCCAAAAGCAGCTTTTGACAATCGCCCGAGCAGTTCTAGCAGATCCACCAATCATGATATTGGATGAAGCGACGTCTAGTGTGGACACTCGGACAGAAGTCTTTATCCAAAAGGCCATGAACCGACTGATGGAAGGACGAACCAGCTTTGTCATTGCCCATCGTCTCTCAACAATTAAGGATGCAGATTTGATTCTTGTTATGGATCAAGGAAAAGTGATAGAGAAGGGAACGCATTCAGACCTTTTAAGGGAGAATGGTTTCTATGCAGAGCTGTACAATAGTCAGTTCACTGAAAATGTAGCTGGATAA
- a CDS encoding ABC transporter ATP-binding protein, which yields MIKILKNLSVYKWIISAVIGLVFIQSMSDLFLPTLMADIIDKGVVQGDTPYIWKIGGLMLLVSALGACASIIASYYSSKAAMGMGRDLRLRVFNHVEKFSLQEFDEVGTASLITRTTNDITQVQQVVIMMLRMVISAPIMLIGGVIMAVSMDAKLSLVIVVTMPLLIGSILLILYKGVPLFQTVQKRLDRLNLVLRENLTGIRVIRAFNRETQEKERLKKANKELTDVSIRVNKIMAFMMPVMMLVMNLTVVGIIWFGGVRIDNGGMQIGDLMAFIQYVMQIMFALVMASMMFVMVPRAAVSATRINEVLDMKPSFLDKGTEKADREHGTLEFEHVTFSYPGAEEHALSDISFSASPGEITAIIGGTGSGKTTLVNLIPRFYDISSGTIRVNGVDIRNSSQDEVRSKIGFVPQKAVLFTGTIAENIRFGKQTATQDEVEHAARIAQAEDFISNMKDGYEAEIEQGGSNLSGGQKQRLSIARALIRKPDIYIFDDSFSALDFKTDANLRAALKDETKNSTVLLVAQRVSTVVDADRIIVLDEGKIVGMGSHQELLSTNDIYREIALSQLTEEEIA from the coding sequence ATGATAAAAATACTGAAAAATTTATCCGTTTATAAGTGGATTATTTCAGCAGTTATCGGTCTGGTTTTTATTCAGTCCATGTCCGATCTCTTTCTGCCTACACTAATGGCCGATATTATTGACAAAGGCGTCGTTCAAGGAGACACTCCTTATATTTGGAAAATCGGTGGTTTGATGCTGTTGGTTTCCGCACTTGGCGCTTGTGCATCCATAATCGCAAGCTACTATTCGTCCAAAGCGGCAATGGGGATGGGACGCGATCTCCGCCTGAGAGTCTTTAATCATGTTGAAAAATTTTCGTTACAAGAATTTGATGAAGTCGGTACGGCATCATTGATTACAAGGACGACCAATGATATAACACAAGTCCAGCAAGTGGTTATCATGATGCTTCGTATGGTTATCAGTGCACCCATCATGTTAATCGGCGGAGTAATCATGGCTGTATCCATGGATGCAAAATTATCCCTTGTCATTGTTGTCACAATGCCTTTATTGATTGGGTCGATCTTGCTTATTCTATATAAAGGTGTGCCTCTCTTTCAAACGGTGCAAAAACGATTAGACCGGTTGAACCTTGTATTGCGAGAAAATTTAACTGGTATTCGCGTCATTCGTGCCTTCAATCGTGAAACACAAGAGAAAGAACGTCTTAAGAAAGCGAATAAAGAATTGACGGATGTGTCAATCAGAGTCAATAAAATCATGGCCTTCATGATGCCTGTAATGATGCTTGTCATGAACTTGACGGTTGTTGGTATCATTTGGTTTGGTGGAGTTCGTATTGATAATGGCGGTATGCAGATCGGGGATTTAATGGCATTTATCCAATATGTTATGCAAATTATGTTCGCTCTCGTTATGGCATCCATGATGTTCGTTATGGTTCCACGAGCAGCCGTGTCGGCAACAAGGATAAACGAAGTCCTTGACATGAAACCTTCATTCCTGGATAAGGGGACAGAAAAGGCAGATCGTGAGCACGGTACACTTGAATTTGAACATGTGACGTTCAGTTACCCAGGAGCAGAAGAACATGCATTATCGGATATTAGTTTTTCTGCAAGTCCTGGTGAAATCACCGCAATAATCGGTGGAACAGGTTCAGGGAAAACGACGCTCGTCAATTTGATACCTCGCTTCTATGATATTTCAAGTGGAACGATTCGCGTCAATGGTGTTGATATTCGTAATTCATCACAAGATGAAGTTCGTTCAAAGATTGGCTTTGTACCACAAAAGGCCGTCCTCTTTACAGGTACTATCGCTGAAAACATTCGCTTTGGAAAACAAACAGCCACACAAGATGAAGTTGAGCATGCGGCTCGGATCGCGCAAGCGGAAGATTTTATCAGCAACATGAAAGACGGCTATGAGGCAGAAATCGAACAAGGCGGTTCAAACCTATCGGGAGGGCAAAAACAACGGCTTTCGATTGCACGGGCACTCATTCGGAAACCCGATATTTATATATTCGACGATAGTTTTTCTGCACTTGACTTCAAGACGGATGCCAACCTTCGTGCAGCCCTGAAGGATGAAACGAAAAATTCGACGGTACTACTCGTTGCACAGCGTGTCAGTACAGTCGTGGACGCAGACCGAATCATTGTATTAGACGAAGGCAAAATTGTAGGTATGGGATCACACCAAGAGTTGCTTAGTACAAACGACATTTACCGTGAAATCGCCTTATCACAGCTCACAGAGGAGGAAATTGCATGA
- a CDS encoding MarR family winged helix-turn-helix transcriptional regulator: MENEKQLMRSVQLLRSFWNVQKNIMRFVQKTAAENGLTVPQYSILMTITLYKETTQKNVGEKTFLPKSTLSQAVDGLVRAGMLHREHVEGNRREIQLSITNQGKDLLKTIHFHEGSIHQVFQTAIEMLSEEQFEELLETHLQITNFLEAQATEQGECTK; encoded by the coding sequence GTGGAGAATGAAAAACAATTAATGCGTTCCGTACAACTATTGCGTTCATTTTGGAACGTGCAGAAAAATATTATGCGGTTCGTTCAAAAGACTGCCGCAGAAAATGGATTAACAGTTCCTCAATATTCCATTTTGATGACCATTACCCTTTACAAAGAGACCACTCAAAAAAATGTCGGGGAGAAAACATTTCTTCCAAAAAGCACCTTGAGCCAAGCGGTCGATGGTCTCGTTCGCGCAGGCATGCTCCATCGTGAGCATGTGGAGGGCAATCGGCGTGAGATTCAGTTGTCAATCACAAATCAGGGGAAGGATTTATTAAAAACGATTCATTTTCACGAAGGAAGCATTCACCAAGTCTTTCAAACAGCCATTGAAATGCTTTCAGAAGAACAGTTTGAAGAGTTGCTAGAAACACATCTTCAAATTACAAACTTTTTAGAAGCACAAGCAACCGAACAGGGAGAGTGTACAAAATGA
- a CDS encoding thiamine pyrophosphate-dependent dehydrogenase E1 component subunit alpha gives MVENRHLQAGLSDEQVLEMYRIMLLARRIDERMWLLNRSGKIPFVVSCQGQEAAQVGAAFALNREKDYVLPYYRDLGVVLAFGMTARDLMLSSFAKAEDPNSGGRQMPGHFGQKKNRIVTGSSPVTTQVPHAVGIALAAKMEGNDIVSFVTFGEGSSNQGDFHEGANFAGVHKLPVILMCENNQYAISVPIEKQLACKKVSDRAIGYGMPGVTVDGNDPIEVYRVVKEAAERGRRGEGPSLIETVSYRLTPHSSDDDDSQYRSPDEVSEAKKIDSIITFGAYLKAAGIMDELMEKQMNEEIMEVVNEATDYAESAPFANEDTLTKYVYAER, from the coding sequence ATGGTTGAAAACCGCCATCTACAGGCAGGTCTTAGTGATGAGCAGGTGCTTGAGATGTATAGAATTATGTTGTTGGCAAGACGAATTGATGAACGGATGTGGCTGTTGAACAGATCTGGAAAAATTCCATTTGTCGTTTCTTGTCAAGGGCAAGAAGCAGCACAAGTGGGTGCAGCATTTGCATTGAACCGTGAAAAGGATTATGTACTTCCTTATTATCGGGATCTCGGAGTGGTGCTCGCGTTTGGGATGACCGCCAGGGATTTAATGTTATCCAGTTTTGCCAAAGCAGAAGATCCTAATTCAGGCGGGCGTCAAATGCCTGGGCATTTTGGGCAAAAAAAGAATCGCATCGTGACGGGATCTTCGCCAGTTACCACTCAAGTGCCACATGCAGTGGGGATTGCACTCGCTGCGAAAATGGAAGGAAATGATATTGTTTCATTCGTTACATTCGGAGAGGGTTCATCAAACCAAGGTGATTTCCATGAAGGAGCGAATTTTGCAGGTGTACATAAACTTCCGGTCATCTTGATGTGCGAAAATAATCAGTATGCCATTTCCGTCCCGATTGAAAAGCAATTGGCTTGCAAGAAAGTGTCCGACAGGGCCATTGGTTATGGCATGCCAGGGGTGACGGTTGATGGAAATGATCCGATCGAAGTATACCGGGTGGTAAAAGAAGCTGCTGAGAGAGGAAGGCGCGGTGAAGGCCCAAGCTTAATCGAAACGGTTTCTTACAGGCTTACACCACACTCAAGCGATGATGATGATAGTCAATACAGGTCGCCTGATGAAGTATCGGAGGCAAAAAAAATAGATTCGATCATTACTTTTGGCGCCTATTTAAAAGCGGCAGGAATAATGGATGAGCTCATGGAGAAACAAATGAACGAGGAAATAATGGAAGTTGTGAACGAAGCGACGGATTATGCGGAAAGTGCTCCATTTGCAAATGAAGACACGCTCACAAAATACGTTTACGCAGAAAGGTAA
- a CDS encoding alpha-ketoacid dehydrogenase subunit beta, whose translation MAVISYIDAVIMAMREEMERDSRVFVLGEDVGVKGGVFKATSGLYEQFGEQRVIDTPLAESAIAGVGIGAAMYGMRPIAEMQFADFIMPAINQIISEAAKIRYRSNNDWHCPIVIRAPYGGGVHGALYHSQSVEAIFANQPGLKIVMPSTPYDVKGLLKAAIRDDDPVLFFEHKRAYRLIKEEVPNDDYVLPIGKADVKREGEDVTVITYGLCVHFALQAAEKLASDGISVHILDLRTVYPLDQEAIMEAASKTGKVLLITEDNKEGSIISEVSAIIAENCLFDLDAPIMRLAGPDVPAMPYSPSLEKSFMVNPEKVEKALRDLAAY comes from the coding sequence ATGGCAGTGATATCTTACATAGATGCCGTGATAATGGCGATGCGGGAAGAAATGGAACGTGATTCCCGAGTATTTGTCTTAGGTGAGGACGTAGGGGTAAAAGGCGGCGTTTTTAAAGCGACTTCAGGGTTATACGAACAATTCGGGGAGCAGCGTGTTATTGATACACCGCTTGCTGAATCCGCAATCGCAGGAGTTGGCATCGGCGCGGCCATGTATGGAATGAGGCCGATTGCGGAAATGCAATTCGCTGATTTTATCATGCCTGCAATCAACCAAATCATTTCGGAAGCTGCAAAAATCCGTTATCGCTCCAATAATGACTGGCACTGCCCTATCGTCATCAGAGCTCCATACGGTGGGGGCGTACATGGGGCGTTATACCATTCACAATCCGTTGAAGCCATTTTTGCCAATCAACCGGGACTTAAAATTGTCATGCCCTCTACACCCTATGACGTGAAAGGGTTATTGAAAGCAGCCATTCGCGATGATGACCCGGTCCTCTTCTTTGAACATAAACGAGCCTATCGCCTAATTAAAGAAGAAGTGCCGAATGATGATTATGTTTTACCCATTGGTAAAGCGGATGTAAAACGTGAAGGCGAGGACGTTACAGTGATTACTTACGGACTTTGTGTTCATTTTGCGCTTCAGGCAGCTGAAAAGCTGGCCAGTGATGGCATATCTGTTCATATACTTGATTTACGAACCGTTTATCCATTAGATCAAGAAGCCATTATGGAAGCTGCATCTAAAACCGGAAAAGTCCTATTGATTACTGAAGATAATAAGGAAGGGAGCATCATAAGTGAAGTATCGGCGATCATTGCAGAAAACTGCCTCTTCGATCTCGATGCCCCAATCATGAGACTCGCGGGTCCGGATGTTCCAGCAATGCCATATTCACCATCATTAGAGAAATCATTCATGGTGAATCCAGAAAAAGTGGAAAAGGCACTGCGTGACCTGGCTGCCTATTAG
- a CDS encoding sigma-54 interaction domain-containing protein — protein MMNTGQLSNNKLLDMVFESTYYGIVIVDSHAKIQYISNKYCEFLNVERSTVIGEHVTNIIENTRLHLVVQIGKSEIADIHFLRGDFVIANRIPIIENKEIIGAIGTIMFRDLDDWNKMNSHIKEILTKHNFYKNEREVTNGVKYSLHNLIGNSQEIQQLKEHVKRVARGDISVLIRGESGTGKEIIAHSIHQLSGRSDKPLVKINCTSIPEHLLESELFGYEEGAFTGANKGGKIGKFQFADGGTVFLDEIGDMPQHMQVKLLRVLQEKEFEPVGSLYPKKLNVRVIAATNRPLEKLVEEKLFREDLFYRINAVQLFVPPLRDRIEDIPVLVDYFLKKVTARIGKRVTSVHPEVLSVIEQYNWPGNIRELENVIDAGVHLSNDEVIGKDALPDYLKRHNVKMKEESLKDIVEETEKKAIERALGRFKFDKKRVAETLGIGNSTLYDKIKKYRISDQ, from the coding sequence ATGATGAATACTGGACAATTATCCAATAATAAACTATTAGATATGGTGTTTGAAAGTACATATTATGGAATTGTAATTGTCGATAGTCACGCAAAAATTCAATATATTAGCAATAAATATTGTGAATTTTTAAATGTTGAACGCAGTACAGTGATTGGTGAACATGTGACGAATATAATTGAAAATACAAGGCTACACCTAGTAGTGCAAATAGGTAAATCGGAAATCGCTGATATACATTTTCTTCGTGGTGATTTTGTTATCGCTAATCGCATTCCTATAATCGAGAATAAGGAAATAATTGGTGCGATTGGGACAATAATGTTTCGTGATCTTGATGACTGGAACAAAATGAATAGCCACATTAAGGAGATACTGACAAAACATAATTTTTACAAAAATGAAAGAGAAGTTACAAATGGAGTAAAGTATTCCTTACACAATTTAATTGGAAATTCACAAGAAATACAACAGTTAAAAGAACATGTGAAAAGGGTTGCTAGAGGTGATATCTCTGTACTAATTAGAGGAGAAAGCGGTACAGGCAAGGAAATAATAGCACATAGCATTCATCAGTTAAGTGGGAGAAGTGACAAACCACTTGTGAAAATAAATTGTACTTCAATTCCGGAACACTTGTTAGAATCTGAACTTTTCGGTTATGAAGAAGGTGCCTTTACAGGGGCAAACAAGGGAGGGAAAATAGGAAAGTTCCAATTTGCTGATGGTGGGACTGTTTTCCTTGACGAAATTGGTGATATGCCTCAGCATATGCAAGTCAAGTTATTAAGGGTTCTTCAGGAAAAGGAATTTGAGCCTGTAGGTTCGCTTTATCCAAAAAAACTAAATGTTCGAGTGATTGCTGCAACAAATCGCCCTTTAGAAAAATTGGTGGAAGAAAAGCTATTTCGTGAAGACCTATTTTATAGAATTAATGCTGTCCAATTATTTGTTCCTCCTTTAAGAGATAGAATTGAAGATATCCCTGTACTTGTTGATTATTTTTTAAAAAAAGTCACAGCTCGAATAGGAAAACGAGTAACTTCTGTACATCCTGAGGTGCTTTCAGTAATAGAGCAATATAACTGGCCAGGGAATATCAGAGAACTAGAGAATGTGATTGATGCAGGTGTTCACCTATCAAATGACGAAGTAATCGGAAAAGATGCTTTACCTGATTATCTAAAACGTCATAACGTTAAAATGAAAGAAGAAAGTTTAAAGGATATTGTGGAGGAAACAGAAAAGAAGGCAATCGAAAGAGCGTTAGGAAGGTTTAAGTTTGATAAAAAACGGGTTGCGGAAACTCTTGGAATAGGGAATTCTACCCTTTACGATAAAATAAAAAAATATCGGATTTCTGACCAATAA